The genomic region CGGCCTGCAGCGGCGCGTGCGGCAGGTCGAGAAGGACAACGGCGTCACCACCGCCGACACGTGGGTGCTGTGGTGCGAGACGGCCATCTGTGAGGAACGCGCGGCCGACGGCGTCACCGTCACGCGACGGGCGTTCGGGCTTGGCGAGCAGGTCAACGGCGCCGCGCGCTACTTCACGACGGATCATCTCGGCTCCGTGCGCGAGGTGACCGCCACGGGCGGCGCGCCGCTGGCGCGCTACGCCTTCGACCCGTGGGGGCGGCGCACCGTCACCGCCGGCACCGACGTCACGACGGTCGGCTTCACCGGGCACCGCACGCATGCGAGCTCGGGGCTCGCGATGGCGCTGTATCGAGGCTACGACGCGGGGTTGGGGCGCTGGGTGAGCGAGGATCCTATACTCCTTGCCAGCGGTCGCATCAACTTCTATGAGTACGCGGACCAACAGCCGCTTCGGCTAGTGGATCCGTTGGGGTTGACTTCTCGGGGCATCGTCACGGTCTTGACGTTCAGGCACCTCTGTGACTTTCATACGTACCGAAACGCGCGCAACCGATGTCCGCCACGGGACCCCAATGGCGGACAGGGGTTTACATGGGACGCGCTGTTCAAGAAGTACCGCCACAAGGACGGCTCAGAGTGCAAGTACGACTCTTGCGGGCGGTTACTTCCCGACGACGGTAACAACTACACCTACAACTACGAGCCCTCCTACGACACGCCCGGCGCGTTCAGTCGACATGTCTGGTTGGACGTGCTCCCAACATTCTACTGTGGTGCGGTAGCGCCAGGTCACGGGCGGACCCGGTGAACGGCGAGCGAACAGGGAACCGAGTCTCTCGGCACGGCCAGCCGACGTTGCTTGCGGCGGGTGCAGTCGCGTACGTCCTCCTTTCTGTTACCTGCTTCACCGCACCCGGGGTGCCATGGCTCTTGGCGCTGGCGCAGTCGAATACACCTCTCCTGTGGTTGCTCGGCCCGCCAGCGCTACTATTGTACGGAACGACTCTGCTGTGGCTATACGCGCCGGCGACGGCAGCCGTCTGGGCTGCGCTCGCTTCAACACAATGGGCGGCGCGTCGCGACTCTCCCGCGTGTTTTCTGTGGGCCATTGTCGCGGGGCTGACATGGGTCGGGTCAGGCCTTCTGGTGTACGTGCCCGGGTGGTAGGGCGGGTCACGAGCGAGAGGAGTCGGCAGCCGAGACGTGGATTCCGAGTCGGTTCGGCGGACCAGTTGATCCGGGCCGTGCAGGCGACGACCGACCCGACGCCGCAGGTGCTTCACCGGTTCGCGTATGCGTACGACCCGGCGGGCAACCGGCTCGTGGAGCAGATCGACGACGGGGTGACGGCGTGGACGTACGACGCGCTGAACCGGCTGGTGGCGCAGGCGGGTGGGGGCGTGCTGCAGGTGGAGGGACGCGTGGACGAGCCGGCGGCCTTCGACGTGGCTCAGGCCGCCCCGAGCGCAGTCGAGGGGCGACGGTGACGATCCAGGGCCTGCCGGTGCCGGTGTCGAGTGCGCAGACGTTCACGGGGCCGCTCGCGGTGGTGCCGGGGACGACCGTGTTCACGATCACGGCGACGGACGCGAGCGGGAACACGGCGACGGCGCGCTACGAGGTGGACGTGAGCGACGCGCCGAAGACGTTCACCTATGACGCCAATGGGAACCTCACCTCGGATGGGGTCAGAACCTTCGAGTGGGATGCCCGCAATCAGCTCGTCGCCGTGACCGTCGGCACGCATCGCAGCGAATTCGTCTACGACGGCTTGCAACGACGCGTGCGGCAGGTCGAGAAGGAGAACGGCGTCACGACCGCGGACACGCGCGTGCTCTGGTGCGAGACGGCGATCTGCGAGGAGCGCGCGGCGGACGGCGTGACGGTGACGCGGCGGGCCTTCGGGCTCGGCGAGCAGATCGACGGGCAAGCGCGGTTCTTCACGACGGACCATCTCGGCTCCGTGCGTGAGGTCACCGACACCGCCGGGACGCTGCTGGCGCGCTACGCCTTCGATCCGTGGGGACGGCGGACGGTGACGGCCGGCACGGACGTCACGACGGTCGGCTTCACGGGACATCGGACGCACACCAGCGCGGGGCTCGCGCTGACGTTGTATCGGGGGTACGACGCGGGGTTGGGAAGGTGGGTCAGTGAGGACCCGATCGGTGTTGCTGACGGTCCCAATCGACTTGCGTACGTGCGCAACGCTCCGATTACGCTGGTCGATCCGGATGGCCGGTTCTGGGTGATCCCAGTTGTGGTCGGCGTGGTTGCAGGAGTGCTGACGGCGAGTGCCGCAAACGCGCCGGGACCTGAAGATCCGACATTTCCGAGCGATCAAGGTGGCGGCACGATGGCCGGTGCCGCCGCAGGGACAGCCGGTGCTGCCGCCGCGATGGCATCAGCCATGGCGGTCGTCCGCGAGGCGACGAAGCGTTGCGATGT from Acidobacteriota bacterium harbors:
- a CDS encoding RHS repeat-associated core domain-containing protein, translated to DVSDAPKTFTYDANGNLTTDGARTFEWDARNQLVAVTVGTHRSEFTYDGLQRRVRQVEKDNGVTTADTWVLWCETAICEERAADGVTVTRRAFGLGEQVNGAARYFTTDHLGSVREVTATGGAPLARYAFDPWGRRTVTAGTDVTTVGFTGHRTHASSGLAMALYRGYDAGLGRWVSEDPILLASGRINFYEYADQQPLRLVDPLGLTSRGIVTVLTFRHLCDFHTYRNARNRCPPRDPNGGQGFTWDALFKKYRHKDGSECKYDSCGRLLPDDGNNYTYNYEPSYDTPGAFSRHVWLDVLPTFYCGAVAPGHGRTR
- a CDS encoding RHS repeat-associated core domain-containing protein — protein: MFTITATDASGNTATARYEVDVSDAPKTFTYDANGNLTSDGVRTFEWDARNQLVAVTVGTHRSEFVYDGLQRRVRQVEKENGVTTADTRVLWCETAICEERAADGVTVTRRAFGLGEQIDGQARFFTTDHLGSVREVTDTAGTLLARYAFDPWGRRTVTAGTDVTTVGFTGHRTHTSAGLALTLYRGYDAGLGRWVSEDPIGVADGPNRLAYVRNAPITLVDPDGRFWVIPVVVGVVAGVLTASAANAPGPEDPTFPSDQGGGTMAGAAAGTAGAAAAMASAMAVVREATKRCDVRCNLKLEGPDHRFPSMGNRWCWHIRVTCYIKGAKQPPFVEVQIPIPGTCYQTKRGQGGR